TACCTTAAAAATACCGAGTTTCATTTGTTCTATAAATTGTATACACACACTAAAGTGAGattgaagaataattttgaCTTattaatttgtcataattttgtcTGACAAAGTAGTCATTTAGATACAAACCAATCAATGACCACACAAGTAGGTGTAGATATTGCAACAATGATTAGTGAAGCTCCAATCAAGCTGTTGCATGTGTTTGAACAATTATTGTTCTTAGGTTGCAAACAAGTTACTTGCTTTAGTGATGAGATCTGAATGGATGTACCgttgtcaaattttaaaattttcaaatgataCTTTATATTTGCACATTTCTGTTTACTATTGTCATTTAATTCTCTTTGCTTTCGTTTTGAACGCCAAAAATAAATGACGGTATGCATAGGAAGAAAAGTTGTGTGTAAAAATCATTTCTTCCATACAAATTTTGCAATTATACTCCCAAATTTACTCTTAATTACAATTCTTGATCTTCAATTTTGATTTAGACTATGAAAAGTTATTCTACAACACACCATGTTGCCTTTGCGATTATTACTAGCACCTATCTCTCCTCTAAAGCCCGAGTTTGTAAGTGAGAGTTTTCCTCTATCGATCAGGTTAATTTTATTCATCATTAATCTTGTTATGGAAGCTCTCTTCTTAAATTGTAAGCAACAATGAATTTGTAAAACCTCTTTAAAAGTTAtgagaaaaaaatataagtaaCAAAGGTAAAGGCATATATTCATGCATAAAAAAGTTTGGAAGGTCTTCAACGGTTACAAATCCATGCCAGTCAGTCAAAAGAGCTTTTTAGTAACCCGACAAAATCAGTGTCTTTTTTCCAACATCTATCCCTGTTTCCCTTTCGACGCTCGGTGTTCAAACCATCATTTCTAAAGAAAGTCAAGGTACCCAATCGTAATTATCTCCAACTTCCTTGCCCACATTCCTCACCTTTTAATTCCTCTATCTATTTAAACAGTCCAATCTCCCACTCTCCCTCACTAAACTCTCTTCATCAAATAGTTTCAATTCCAACCCTTTCTCCAATCCTTTCTGCTTTCTCTTCCAATCAATACACACatttcttcatcatcttcataCAGAAACCCTAATTACTAATAGGTATGTCGTAGACATTTTACCagagatttatttatttatttttatattcctTCAATTTTGTTTCCCTCAGATAATAATGATAATCTAATTACGTGTTGTTTAATTTCAAATGAAAACACTTACATTAGCAGTTATGATATGACTTTAAATAATACTATTCTCTCTAATTTCAGTGCTGTTTTAGGTGGATATTAATAAATTTGAGCTGATGATGATCAAGATGGAAAAGAGACAACCTCATCAAACACGTCTCATATGGTGCATGCTCGtgttcttattcttcttctcaaTTCATACTTGTGCTTTGGATGGTAGTGAGGAACGTCAGCTTCTCTTATCCTTCAAAGCTTCTGTCAACGACCCTTCACACTACCTCTCAAACTGGAACACTTCAGCCAACACTTTATGCAATTGGCATGGCATCACATGCAACGACAATAACAACATCAAGGCCATCGAGCTCACCGGAAGAAACATCTCCGGCAGGTTATCATCCTCCATCTTCCACTTGTCTCACATTGAAACCATCGACCTCTCCAACAATCAGCTATCCGGCCAACTCCCCAATGACATGTTCATCAGTGGGTCCAATTCGCTTCGCCGTCTCAATTTCAGCAACAACATCTTAACCAGCACACTTCCACAAGGCTCACTCACAACCCTTGAGGTACTAGACTTGTCCAACAACATGATTTCAGGCATAATCCCAAACAACGTCGGATTGCTTTCTACGTTGAAGTTTCTTGACCTTGGAGGAAATATGTTGGTGGGAACCATCCCTAGCTCCATATCAAACATGTCTAGCTTGGAGTACTTGACTTTGGCATCAAACCAACTTGTTGGAAAAATTCCAGCACAATTAGGCCAAATGAAGAACTTGAAGTGGATTTACTTGGGCTACAACAATCTCTCCGGCAATATACCGGAACAAATTGGTAACCTTTTTCTGTTAAATCATCTCAATCTTGTTTACAACAATCTCACCGGCGAAATCCCATTCACAATCAGCAACCTTACTAATCTTCGGTACCTTTTCCTCTACGGAAACAAACTCACAGGTCCAGTTCCACAATCATTATTCAGTCTCGAGAAACTCGTTTCTCTCGACCTTAGTGACAATTTTCTTTCAGGAGAGATTCCCGAATGTGTTTTCAACCTCCAAAACGTGGAAATCCTCCATCTTTTTTCAAACAACTTCACGGGAAAAATTCCCAAAGCTCTGGCTTCTCTGCCAAGGCTTCAAGTCCTTCAGTTATGGTCAAACAAGTTCTCGGGCCAAATCCCAAAACGTCTCGGAAATCAAAACAGCCTCACTGTCTTAGACCTTTCCTCAAACAACCTTACTGGGAAAATACCCGATACGCTATGCGACTCGGGCCGGCTTTTTAAGCTCATCCTCTTCTCGAATTCACTCGAAGGCGCAATCCCGCGAAGCTTGTCTTCTTGCAAGAGCTTGAGCAGAGTCAGACTCCAGAACAACAGGCTTTCAGGTGAATTATTGGCAGAGTTCACCAAACTCCCACTTGTCTATTTCCTGGATATCTCGGGCAACAATCTCTCTGGAAGAATCGACGACAGAAAGTGGGACATGCCATCTCTTCAAATGCTGAATATGGCGAGAAATCGATTTTTCGGGAAGTTACCGGAAACTTTCGGGGGCCAAAAGCTGGAGAACTTGGACTTGTCCGAAAATTGGTTCTCAGGAAGTATCTTGCCGAGTTTCGGGAACTTTCCGGAGCTAATGCAATTGAAGCTTTCTCACAATGAGCTCTCTGGTCCCATCCCTCAACAATTGTCTTCATGCAAAAAACTCGTTAGCCTCGACCTCAGCCACAACCGCCTCACCGGCACGATTCCCACTAGCCTGTCTGATATGCCGGTTCTGGGGGACCTAGATTTGTCCGAAAACCAAATATCGGGCGAGGTTCCGCTGAATTTGGGCGCTAAAGTATCGCTTGTTCAAGTCAACATTTCCCACAACAAACTCCACGGCATATTGCCGCCCACAGCAGTGTTTCTTGCCATAGATGCCAGCGCAGTGGACGGCAACAACCTCTGTGGTGGCGGTGACACTATGAGTGCTCTACCGCCGTGTAAGAGCGTTAAGAGAAACCCTACTTGGTGGTTTATTGTCACGTGTTTTCTTGTTGCATTATTGGCTTTTGGAGTTGCCAGTTATTTGTTTGTGTTATTGAGGAGGAGAAAGGAATTGGAGGTTAAATCGGTGGAGATCAAAGAAAGGATTTGGGAGCTGCAGTTTTTCGAATCAAAGGTTTCAAGATCGGTTACGATTCATGACATTTTATCGGCAGCCAAAGAAGATAATATCATTGCAAAGGGTAAGAATGGGATTTCATATAAAGGAGAATCGGTTTCCAACGGAATGCAATTCGTGGTAAAAGAGGATTCTGTGAAATCACTTCCACCAAGCTTTTGGTCACAGATGGTTGAACTTGGGAAGCTTAGGCACCCCAATGTGATCAAACTGATCGGAATATGTCATTCCGAAAACGATGCGTATGTGCTTTATGAGTATTGTGAAGGGAAAGTGTTGACTCAAGTTATgagagatttgagttgggatcAGCGCCGGAAAATTGCCGTTGGGATTGCGAAAGCACTACGTTTCTTGCATTGTTGTTGCTCGCCGAGCCTTGTAGCTGGTTGTATGTCACCAGAGAAAGTGATTGTGGACGCAAAAGATGAGCCTCATATTCGATTGAGTCTCTCCGCACAAGTTCGGACGGACTCCAGGGGATTCATTGCTTCTGCATACATTGCTCCGGGTACGTTCGTAGTtgactgatatatatatatatacacatgccAGTATCTGATTTGTTATGAATGAATAATTAACGTTTAGAATATCTGAActttaaacaaataaaacacgGTCGCATCTTCTTTGTGCATGCAAACAATTTATGAGTCTAGAAATGCTGTATACTAAATTTTAAAGCTTTATTTTGTAGATGCTAAAGAAAGCAAAGTCATTACAGAGAAGAGTGACATATATGGGTTTGGGCTCGTCTTGATCGAATTGCTGACCGGAAAAGGCCCCACCGACACTGAATTTGGCGCGCACCAGAGCGTCGTCGAATGGGCACGGTACTGCTACTCTGACTGCCATCTTGATGTCTGGACCGACTTGGTGATCAGAGAACACGTGTCGAGCAATCAGAACGAGATTGTGGAAACCTTGAACCTAGCTCTTCACTGCACTGCTGGTGACCCCACTGCTAGACCATGCGCGAATGAACTGTATAAAACCCTAGACTCTATTCTGAGGA
Above is a window of Malus sylvestris chromosome 15, drMalSylv7.2, whole genome shotgun sequence DNA encoding:
- the LOC126601433 gene encoding leucine-rich repeat receptor-like serine/threonine-protein kinase SKM1 isoform X2 — encoded protein: MMIKMEKRQPHQTRLIWCMLVFLFFFSIHTCALDGSEERQLLLSFKASVNDPSHYLSNWNTSANTLCNWHGITCNDNNNIKAIELTGRNISGRLSSSIFHLSHIETIDLSNNQLSGQLPNDMFISGSNSLRRLNFSNNILTSTLPQGSLTTLEVLDLSNNMISGIIPNNVGLLSTLKFLDLGGNMLVGTIPSSISNMSSLEYLTLASNQLVGKIPAQLGQMKNLKWIYLGYNNLSGNIPEQIGPVPQSLFSLEKLVSLDLSDNFLSGEIPECVFNLQNVEILHLFSNNFTGKIPKALASLPRLQVLQLWSNKFSGQIPKRLGNQNSLTVLDLSSNNLTGKIPDTLCDSGRLFKLILFSNSLEGAIPRSLSSCKSLSRVRLQNNRLSGELLAEFTKLPLVYFLDISGNNLSGRIDDRKWDMPSLQMLNMARNRFFGKLPETFGGQKLENLDLSENWFSGSILPSFGNFPELMQLKLSHNELSGPIPQQLSSCKKLVSLDLSHNRLTGTIPTSLSDMPVLGDLDLSENQISGEVPLNLGAKVSLVQVNISHNKLHGILPPTAVFLAIDASAVDGNNLCGGGDTMSALPPCKSVKRNPTWWFIVTCFLVALLAFGVASYLFVLLRRRKELEVKSVEIKERIWELQFFESKVSRSVTIHDILSAAKEDNIIAKGKNGISYKGESVSNGMQFVVKEDSVKSLPPSFWSQMVELGKLRHPNVIKLIGICHSENDAYVLYEYCEGKVLTQVMRDLSWDQRRKIAVGIAKALRFLHCCCSPSLVAGCMSPEKVIVDAKDEPHIRLSLSAQVRTDSRGFIASAYIAPDAKESKVITEKSDIYGFGLVLIELLTGKGPTDTEFGAHQSVVEWARYCYSDCHLDVWTDLVIREHVSSNQNEIVETLNLALHCTAGDPTARPCANELYKTLDSILRTSRSCVPDLKVSSPF
- the LOC126601433 gene encoding leucine-rich repeat receptor-like serine/threonine-protein kinase SKM1 isoform X1 yields the protein MMIKMEKRQPHQTRLIWCMLVFLFFFSIHTCALDGSEERQLLLSFKASVNDPSHYLSNWNTSANTLCNWHGITCNDNNNIKAIELTGRNISGRLSSSIFHLSHIETIDLSNNQLSGQLPNDMFISGSNSLRRLNFSNNILTSTLPQGSLTTLEVLDLSNNMISGIIPNNVGLLSTLKFLDLGGNMLVGTIPSSISNMSSLEYLTLASNQLVGKIPAQLGQMKNLKWIYLGYNNLSGNIPEQIGNLFLLNHLNLVYNNLTGEIPFTISNLTNLRYLFLYGNKLTGPVPQSLFSLEKLVSLDLSDNFLSGEIPECVFNLQNVEILHLFSNNFTGKIPKALASLPRLQVLQLWSNKFSGQIPKRLGNQNSLTVLDLSSNNLTGKIPDTLCDSGRLFKLILFSNSLEGAIPRSLSSCKSLSRVRLQNNRLSGELLAEFTKLPLVYFLDISGNNLSGRIDDRKWDMPSLQMLNMARNRFFGKLPETFGGQKLENLDLSENWFSGSILPSFGNFPELMQLKLSHNELSGPIPQQLSSCKKLVSLDLSHNRLTGTIPTSLSDMPVLGDLDLSENQISGEVPLNLGAKVSLVQVNISHNKLHGILPPTAVFLAIDASAVDGNNLCGGGDTMSALPPCKSVKRNPTWWFIVTCFLVALLAFGVASYLFVLLRRRKELEVKSVEIKERIWELQFFESKVSRSVTIHDILSAAKEDNIIAKGKNGISYKGESVSNGMQFVVKEDSVKSLPPSFWSQMVELGKLRHPNVIKLIGICHSENDAYVLYEYCEGKVLTQVMRDLSWDQRRKIAVGIAKALRFLHCCCSPSLVAGCMSPEKVIVDAKDEPHIRLSLSAQVRTDSRGFIASAYIAPDAKESKVITEKSDIYGFGLVLIELLTGKGPTDTEFGAHQSVVEWARYCYSDCHLDVWTDLVIREHVSSNQNEIVETLNLALHCTAGDPTARPCANELYKTLDSILRTSRSCVPDLKVSSPF